A genome region from Brassica oleracea var. oleracea cultivar TO1000 chromosome C2, BOL, whole genome shotgun sequence includes the following:
- the LOC106325139 gene encoding transcription elongation factor SPT4 homolog 2, with translation MGSAPAQIPTSFGHELRACLRCRLVKTYDQFRDAGCENCPFFKMEEDHERIVEVTTPNFNGIISVMDPSRSWAARWLRIGKFAPGCYTLAVSEPLTEEMQHVCQEERVQYVPPKRM, from the exons ATGGGAAGCGCACCGGCACAGATTCCGACTAGCTTCGGCCATGAGCTAAGGGCTTGTCTTCGCTGCCGCCTCGTCAAGACCTATGACCAG TTCAGGGACGCAGGGTGCGAGAACTGTCCTTTCTTCAAGATGGAAGAGGATCACGAGCGTATCGTCGAGGTCACGACTCCTAATTTCAATGG TATAATCTCTGTGATGGATCCAAGTAGAAGCTGGGCGGCTAGGTGGTTAAGAATCG GGAAGTTTGCTCCTGGTTGCTACACTCTTGCTGTCTCAGAGCCACTCACTGAGGAAATGCAG CACGTATGCCAAGAAGAGCGTGTACAATACGTTCCCCCCAAACGCATGTGA